The Sulfurihydrogenibium sp. YO3AOP1 genome has a window encoding:
- a CDS encoding DUF502 domain-containing protein encodes MKVNLKNTFITGLFVLIPIIVTFWVVKTVLSAVNNLILPYIEELGVPVPHIPGLGILVTLSIIFLLGLLAQNYFGKRLLEYWDKFISKIPVVSSIYNATKQTMETLFSKKENFSKVALVRYPHKDTLAIGFVANELKICNEHYYIVFIPAAINPTSGFAIMVKKEDLILTDLTVEEATRTILSGGLVIKKQIKLLENQKTEEAKVVENGEKNAV; translated from the coding sequence ATGAAAGTAAATTTAAAAAACACATTTATTACAGGACTTTTTGTTTTAATACCTATAATAGTTACATTTTGGGTTGTAAAGACCGTTTTATCAGCAGTAAATAATCTAATACTTCCTTACATTGAAGAGCTTGGTGTTCCGGTTCCTCATATTCCCGGTCTTGGGATATTAGTAACTTTAAGCATCATCTTTCTCCTTGGACTCTTGGCTCAAAATTATTTTGGCAAGAGATTACTGGAATATTGGGATAAATTTATTTCAAAAATTCCTGTAGTGAGCTCTATTTACAATGCAACAAAGCAAACGATGGAAACATTATTCTCAAAGAAAGAAAATTTCTCAAAGGTTGCTCTTGTTAGATATCCACATAAAGACACCCTTGCGATAGGCTTTGTGGCTAATGAGTTAAAAATATGTAATGAACATTATTACATTGTTTTTATACCAGCAGCAATAAACCCAACTTCTGGGTTTGCCATAATGGTGAAAAAAGAAGACCTTATTCTTACAGATTTAACCGTTGAAGAAGCAACAAGAACTATACTTTCTGGTGGATTAGTTATTAAAAAACAAATAAAATTATTAGAAAATCAAAAAACAGAAGAAGCAAAGGTTGTAGAAAACGGAGAAAAAAATGCCGTATGA